The region TGATTTTGGAATTTACTCTTTTAATGGCAATAAAATAATTACGACAAGTGGCGGTGGGGCATTGGTTTCAGCGGATGAGGCACTAATAAAAAAGTCAAGGTTTCTGGCCACCCAGGCACGGGATGAAGCGCCCCATTACCAACACTCTGAAGTTGGCTATAACTACAGGCTGAGCAATGTACTGGCAGGAATTGGTCGCGGACAGATGCAGGTATTGGACGCACGTATTGCTAAAAGGCGTGAAAATTTTAGCCGTTACAAAAGCTATTTTAATAAGTGGAACGACAGCGGTTTTAATATTCAATTTCAGGAGGAAGCCGAGGGCAGTTTCAGTAATCGCTGGCTTACCTGCATTCTCATTGAGCCAAAGGAGAACAAAGGCATGACGCGCGATGAAGTGAGGCTGACGCTGGAAAAGGAAAATGTTGAGGCCCGTCCGCTTTGGAAACCGATGCACATGCAGCCATTGTTTCAGGCTTATCCTTTCTTCGGCAGTGGCGTTGCCGAGCACCTTTTCGATATTGGTCTTTGCCTGCCAAGCGGCTCAAATTTAAGTGAGGATGATTTCCAGCGGATTTTTGAGGTTTTGGACAAGTTAGTTGAGCGATAGTATCTATCATCTTTGTGATGAGAAAAATGAATATTGGAGGTATTTATTGGTCCTATCGCTCGCAGGTTGTATTCGCTGGGGCGAATTCTCGGAATGCAATTCCGAGCTACATATATTCGCTGGCGCGAATTGTTCGAGCTACATTTAATTCATATAATTAATTAATTGAAGGTACTCTACGTTATTCCGGCCAACGTTACGAAGCACACTATTCACTATTCTCCTTTTATTAAGAGCGAATTGTTGGCGGTAAAGGGTGCAGGGGTGCTATACGAAATATTTTATCTTACCATTAGAAATTCCCTGACATACTTATTTTATTCTCGGAAGTTGCTGAAAAACCATATTCAGAAATTTCAACCCAATCTGATTCATGCGCAATATGGTTCGGTAACGTCATTTCTTGTGATGCTGTGCAAACCGCGTATGCCCTGGGTAGTGACTTTTGGCGGAAATGATATGCTGGGCCACCCTTATCCCGGATTGCGCTGGCGAATAAGGGAACAGATTGCATTGTGGATGAGCCGTACCAGTGCTACAAAAGCCACGGGAATTATTTGTGTCAGCAAAAAAATATATGAGCGCCTGCCTGATGGCGTAAAAGAAAAGGCAATGGTATTAACCCGTGGAGTAAATATTTCAATATTTAAACCGGATGGGAATGAGGAAAAATCCAATAATAAAAAGATTACCATTTTATTTAATCAATCAAAGGAGGCAGCACTTGAAAAAAACCTCCCCCTGGCAGAAAAGGCCGTAGCGGCTCTGAGAGAACTATATCCGGATGTGCATCAGCAAACGGAACTTGTTGTGGTCATGGGCAAACCTGTGGAAACGCTTGTGGCGATGATGAATGCTGCTGATGTATTGCTGGTAACTTCCACGCAGGAGGGCAGCCCTAATATTGTAAAGGAGGCGATGGCCTGCAACCTTCCCGTGGTAAGCGTGGATTGCGGGGATGTGGCGGAGCGGCTACAGGGCGTATCACCATCGGCCGTTGTGCCTCATGATGCAATGGCTTTGGCGCAGGCCATTTTCCGGGTGGTGCAGGCAGGAGGCCGCTCCAACGGTCGCAGCGAATTAATTAGGCAGGGCCTTGACGCACAAACGGTGGCACATAGATTACTTGCATTTTACCGGAAAATAGTGGCTGCATAATGTGCGGGATTGGCGGGTACATCAATAAATCAGGTGGGGATGTGGACCCGGCAATGCTGGGGCGGATGCAGAAATCGCTGCAACATCGTGGCCCTGACGATACAGGAATTGCGCAGCGGGGCAACGTGGGGCTGGTGCATGCGCGGCTCAGTATTGTAGACCTAAGTTCCGGAGGCCATCAGCCAATGACGTATAAAGATTATACAATTACGTTTAACGGAGAAATTTATAACCACCAGGAACTGCGGGGCGAGCTTATTAAAAAGGGCCATGTTTTTAATTCTACTTCTGATACCGAGGTTTTTTTGCATGTTTATGCAGAGTGGGGAAAGGATGGGTTTTCGCGGCTCAATGGAATGTTTGCTGCCGCGATTTTGGACGGGCCTGAAAATACGCTAATCATTGTCCGCGACAGGATTGGAATTAAACCGGTTTATATTTATGAGGATGCTAATTGTTTTGCTTTTAGTTCTGAACTTAGGGGAATTAAGGTACTGCCTGATATACAACTTTCTTTAAATAGTGCGGCTGTACCTGGATATTTTAATTTGCTTTACACAAATGGTGATAATACACCTTTTACAGAAATAAGGAAGTTGCAGCCCGGAAGTTATTTTTCTTATAACCTTAAAACCAATACAACTTATTTAGCGCGGTATTGGGAATTGGCCCCTGAGAATATTTCAATAGAAGAAGGCAAAACTCCACTGAATCAGCAAATAACCGAAGCTGTGGAAAAACGGCTCATGGCCGATGTGCCGGTAGGATTATGGTTAAGCGGGGGCATTGATTCCGGGCTTGTGGCCGCCATCCTGGCGCGGGAGCTTAATGTTAAAATTGATGCTTTCACAATAAAATTCAGGGATAACCCCCGGCTTGACGAATCAAGGGCGGCTGAGAAATTAGCGAAAGCCCTCGGCCATCATTTTCATCTGGTAGAATTGGATGAGGCGCAACTGTTTGAGCAGTTTGATGAAATCCTGGAATGGCAGGAAGAGTGGGTTGGGAATCCTTCGGCACTCATGTCGTTTTGCCTGGCGCGCGAAACGCGGAAGCAGGTGCCGGTGGTGCTGTCAGGAATTGGTGGCGATGAAGTATTTGGCGGGTATAATCGCTATAAGGCATTGCGTTTCGCCCAAAAACTGAAGCTATTGCCACGCCCTTTAAGAAATGCAATAGTGGCGGCCCTGTCGGTTTTACCCCAATCACGCACTTCGGCAATAGGCAATTTAAACCGGGCTATGATTAAAATGCTTAGCTCCGTCCGAAAGAATGATTACGAATCCTATTGCGAATTGATTAAATATTTTTCAATTGATGAGCAGGAGCAACTGAAATTGCGGGAGTCCGGTGATTTAATGAATGATGTGATGCGATTTGATATTGAGAATTATTTAGTTAATGATATTTTGTTATTAACCGATAAAATGTCAATGGCCAGCGCATTGGAGGTGCGGGTTCCTTTTCTGGATCACAGGGTAGTGGAGCTGGCATTTTCGCTGAAAAGCAGCGACCGCATGGGAAAGCCAGGCAACAAAGCGTTTCTCCGTTCCTGGTTTTGTGAATTAACAGGAAGCCATCATCAGGGCCGCAAGTCAGGATTTACAGCACCAGTTGAAGGGTTTTTACGGAAGAGAGGAATGTCTTATTTTTCTGAGCTTTTCATAAAAGCGGAGTTAGTTGAATTTTTAAATAATGAATTACAAAATAAAATTTTAAATGGGTTTTTTAGTGGAAAAATGGATTATAGCAATCAGTTGTATGCCCTGCTTGTATTTTGCCAATGGCGGATAAGAAATGGGATGTGAGAGTTCTATTTATAATCAATAGCTTCATCAAAGGTTGAAGAGTTTATGCAGTGGGGTAACACCCCCCTACCCCCCTCAAGGGGGGAGTTTTTTGCGCTTTTGCGCAAAAAGTGAAAAAGCCCCGCATCCCCCATCGAGAGTCAGAAGCACTCCGGACTCTCGANNNNNNNNNNATGGGGGATGCGGGGGTGCCACAAGCGTTAAGACCTCATTATCGCAGCAACATTTCCGCATTCTTCAAAAACCATATACCACCCTTTCAGGATTCAATGCAATCTCCTGTTCGGCTTGGCTATAATCCTTTCATCCCTTCGGGATTGCAAATCGCTACGGAGCTACGGCATTCATTAAAATAACAATTGCCCCTTTTTTATTATCAAATTGCCCCGCATTAAAATATTAATATTTTACCAATATTTCTGTACGCCTGAAGGAAGCTGGAGCACCAGGATCTATGAGTTGGGCAGAAGATGGGTTGCAGCCGGGCATCAGGTTACGGTGGTTTCAGCGCCCTACGAGAAATCGGATGTTGTGGCCAGAGGTTTTATATCAACGCAGCATTTCGCAGGGATTGATGTGATCGTGATTAATATCCGGGATTCCAACCGCTTCTCGTTTTTAAGGCGGGCATTCAATGCAGCTTGCTTTACTATGATTGCCTCCGTTATCGCGCTTTTCTCGAAATATGATTTGGCGCTTGCTTCTTCCGGGCCGCTGTCTATCGGGCTGCCGATGATCGTGGCAAAAAAGCTCAGGGGCAAGACGGCTGTTTTTGAGGTCCGCGACCTGTGGCCTGCGGGGGCCATTAGCCTGGGAAAAATTAAGGCCGTATGGCAACAGAAACTGGCCGGCTGGTTTGAACGCAAATGCTATGAAAGTGCCAACGTAGTGGTCACCGCTTCGCCAGATCAGCAATCCAATATCCGCTCGCGATATCCTCAGCTTAAAACGGCAGTGATTGCAAACGGGGCAGATATTGAATTATTTGGGCAAAAGTCAACAGGCAGTTTGCCGGATTGGACGCAGGGGAAAGTGCTCTTTACGCACGTGGGATCGCTGGGGTTTATCCATAATGTGAAATATTGGCTTTCGGTGGCTCAAGCGGTGCAGGAAAGGGATCCGGATGGAAGGATACTTTTCGTGATGATAGGAGAAGGGGCAGAGCGGGCAACGCTACAGGAGATTGCGGAGAACGAAAATATTATGAATATCCGTTTCCCAGGGTTGTTGCCAAAAGTGCAGTTGCCACTTTGGGTGCAGGCAAGCCGGGCTACGCTGGTGGCTACGCTGGATGATCCGGTTCAGAATACGTGTAGTCCCAATAAGTTATTTGATTCTTTTGCAGCAGGCACTCCGGTGGTGCAAACCACAACCGGCTGGATCAAAACGATGATCATGGAAAATGAATGCGGTATAAATGTGCCGCTTGATGATCCGGGTGTAGCTACAGATAAATTGATTTTTCTGGCTCAACATCCTGAGGAGGCGCTTCGGCTGGGAAGGAACGCACAGCGGCTTGCAGAAACAGAATTTGATCGGGATAAGCTGGCGCAGCGCTACCTGGATATAATGGAATCTGTGGTTAAAAGCAGCGACAATGTTTTCCTTAACGAAAAGCCGGGAAATACATCAGAATGATCAGCAATAACAGATTGAGCATTATTGCATTTTATTATTAAATGGG is a window of Bacteroidia bacterium DNA encoding:
- a CDS encoding DegT/DnrJ/EryC1/StrS family aminotransferase, with product MKDKIWLSSPHIGEAEKEFVTEAFETNWIAPLGPHVNGFEKDLETYNQVGFAAALSSGTAALHLALILCDVKPGDVVLCQSFTFCGSANPILYTGATPVFIDSEPGSWNMDPVQLENAIVKINNGDLKGVAANARIRAIIPVNLYGMPARLNEIIEIGNKYNIPVIEDAAESLGSTYQGKKTGSFGDFGIYSFNGNKIITTSGGGALVSADEALIKKSRFLATQARDEAPHYQHSEVGYNYRLSNVLAGIGRGQMQVLDARIAKRRENFSRYKSYFNKWNDSGFNIQFQEEAEGSFSNRWLTCILIEPKENKGMTRDEVRLTLEKENVEARPLWKPMHMQPLFQAYPFFGSGVAEHLFDIGLCLPSGSNLSEDDFQRIFEVLDKLVER
- a CDS encoding glycosyltransferase family 4 protein — protein: MKVLYVIPANVTKHTIHYSPFIKSELLAVKGAGVLYEIFYLTIRNSLTYLFYSRKLLKNHIQKFQPNLIHAQYGSVTSFLVMLCKPRMPWVVTFGGNDMLGHPYPGLRWRIREQIALWMSRTSATKATGIICVSKKIYERLPDGVKEKAMVLTRGVNISIFKPDGNEEKSNNKKITILFNQSKEAALEKNLPLAEKAVAALRELYPDVHQQTELVVVMGKPVETLVAMMNAADVLLVTSTQEGSPNIVKEAMACNLPVVSVDCGDVAERLQGVSPSAVVPHDAMALAQAIFRVVQAGGRSNGRSELIRQGLDAQTVAHRLLAFYRKIVAA
- the asnB gene encoding asparagine synthase (glutamine-hydrolyzing) codes for the protein MCGIGGYINKSGGDVDPAMLGRMQKSLQHRGPDDTGIAQRGNVGLVHARLSIVDLSSGGHQPMTYKDYTITFNGEIYNHQELRGELIKKGHVFNSTSDTEVFLHVYAEWGKDGFSRLNGMFAAAILDGPENTLIIVRDRIGIKPVYIYEDANCFAFSSELRGIKVLPDIQLSLNSAAVPGYFNLLYTNGDNTPFTEIRKLQPGSYFSYNLKTNTTYLARYWELAPENISIEEGKTPLNQQITEAVEKRLMADVPVGLWLSGGIDSGLVAAILARELNVKIDAFTIKFRDNPRLDESRAAEKLAKALGHHFHLVELDEAQLFEQFDEILEWQEEWVGNPSALMSFCLARETRKQVPVVLSGIGGDEVFGGYNRYKALRFAQKLKLLPRPLRNAIVAALSVLPQSRTSAIGNLNRAMIKMLSSVRKNDYESYCELIKYFSIDEQEQLKLRESGDLMNDVMRFDIENYLVNDILLLTDKMSMASALEVRVPFLDHRVVELAFSLKSSDRMGKPGNKAFLRSWFCELTGSHHQGRKSGFTAPVEGFLRKRGMSYFSELFIKAELVEFLNNELQNKILNGFFSGKMDYSNQLYALLVFCQWRIRNGM
- a CDS encoding glycosyltransferase family 4 protein; translation: MPRIKILIFYQYFCTPEGSWSTRIYELGRRWVAAGHQVTVVSAPYEKSDVVARGFISTQHFAGIDVIVINIRDSNRFSFLRRAFNAACFTMIASVIALFSKYDLALASSGPLSIGLPMIVAKKLRGKTAVFEVRDLWPAGAISLGKIKAVWQQKLAGWFERKCYESANVVVTASPDQQSNIRSRYPQLKTAVIANGADIELFGQKSTGSLPDWTQGKVLFTHVGSLGFIHNVKYWLSVAQAVQERDPDGRILFVMIGEGAERATLQEIAENENIMNIRFPGLLPKVQLPLWVQASRATLVATLDDPVQNTCSPNKLFDSFAAGTPVVQTTTGWIKTMIMENECGINVPLDDPGVATDKLIFLAQHPEEALRLGRNAQRLAETEFDRDKLAQRYLDIMESVVKSSDNVFLNEKPGNTSE